In a single window of the Olivibacter sp. SDN3 genome:
- a CDS encoding LUD domain-containing protein has protein sequence MSSRDQILRAVASAQPGNHPMPHLPTQVVTYEDPIAKFTEMAIAVGGGVIRVNGLEGVKEHIEEHYILSLRNKWHITHPLRVVSTLQEMEAHAELLLSGDFDPHTLQDVDIAIMKADLGVAENSALWVPETQVRVLPFICQHLILLVEARDILHNMHEAYALMGNGDQNFGVFIAGPSKTADIEQSLVLGAHGPRSLMVYVMD, from the coding sequence ATGAGCAGTAGAGATCAAATACTTCGGGCCGTTGCATCCGCTCAGCCGGGTAACCATCCCATGCCCCACTTACCGACGCAGGTGGTTACTTACGAGGACCCCATAGCTAAGTTTACCGAAATGGCTATTGCGGTTGGAGGAGGTGTTATACGGGTAAACGGTCTGGAGGGAGTAAAGGAGCATATTGAAGAGCATTATATCTTATCGTTAAGAAACAAGTGGCACATTACTCATCCACTACGGGTGGTTTCTACCCTGCAAGAAATGGAAGCTCACGCAGAATTGCTTCTTTCCGGAGACTTTGACCCGCATACCTTGCAAGATGTAGATATAGCTATTATGAAGGCGGATTTAGGAGTCGCAGAAAATAGTGCCTTATGGGTGCCCGAAACACAGGTTAGGGTATTGCCTTTTATTTGTCAACACCTTATTCTCCTAGTGGAGGCTAGAGATATTCTACATAATATGCACGAAGCTTATGCCCTTATGGGCAATGGCGATCAAAATTTTGGCGTATTTATTGCCGGACCTTCAAAAACCGCCGATATCGAGCAATCGTTAGTACTCGGAGCACACGGCCCCCGTAGCTTGATGGTTTATGTGATGGATTGA
- a CDS encoding lactate utilization protein B, translating into MRGTSKRHADLADVFNADEARVDWHDETLWFVRTKRDRATHGLEEWESLREVASEVKHHTLANLSTYLEEFEQQAIANGVQVHWATDAAEHNEIVCHLLQKHGIDRMVKSKSMLTEECHLNDYLADRGIEVIDSDLGERIVQLAKEMPSHIVLPCIHKKKEEIGDLFHEHLGTEAGESDPQILTETARQHLRDTFLTRRAALTGVNFAVAETGEMVVCTNEGNADMGAHLSSIHIASMGIEKLIPKRAHLGVFLRLLTRSATGQPITTYSSHFKRPREGQEMHIVLVDNGRSRQLAREDFRNSLKCIRCGACMNTCPVYRRSGGHSYHYAISGPIGSILAPNLDMKDFADLPFASTLCGSCSNVCPVKIDIHNQLYKWRQELVKAGYTDKKKTAAMKLMAATLSSPAKFKLAGKLGRLTLRYIPFAVNNGLNPWYKGREMPSPPKQSFGEWYASRKKEGEG; encoded by the coding sequence ATGCGAGGAACATCAAAGAGACATGCAGACTTAGCCGATGTATTTAATGCCGATGAAGCGCGCGTAGACTGGCACGACGAGACGCTTTGGTTCGTTAGAACGAAGCGGGATCGTGCTACGCATGGCCTGGAAGAATGGGAGAGCCTCCGTGAAGTAGCCTCGGAAGTGAAGCACCATACACTGGCCAACTTATCAACCTATTTGGAAGAGTTTGAGCAACAGGCAATCGCAAATGGCGTACAGGTACATTGGGCCACCGATGCAGCTGAACATAACGAGATTGTGTGCCATCTGCTGCAGAAGCATGGTATAGATCGGATGGTAAAGAGCAAGTCGATGCTTACAGAAGAATGTCATTTGAATGATTACCTGGCAGACCGCGGCATAGAAGTTATCGATTCCGATCTGGGCGAACGTATTGTACAGCTGGCTAAAGAGATGCCTAGCCATATCGTGCTGCCCTGTATTCATAAAAAGAAGGAAGAAATAGGCGATTTATTTCATGAGCATTTAGGTACCGAAGCAGGAGAGTCAGATCCACAGATCCTTACGGAAACCGCTCGGCAGCATTTAAGAGATACTTTTCTTACACGCAGGGCTGCGCTAACGGGCGTAAATTTCGCTGTAGCGGAAACGGGCGAGATGGTCGTATGTACCAATGAAGGAAATGCAGATATGGGCGCACACCTGTCGTCTATTCATATTGCCAGTATGGGGATAGAAAAACTTATTCCTAAGCGGGCCCATTTAGGCGTGTTCCTGAGGTTGCTAACCCGAAGCGCCACAGGACAGCCGATTACCACTTATTCCAGTCACTTTAAACGTCCGAGAGAAGGTCAGGAGATGCACATCGTATTGGTGGATAATGGGAGAAGCAGGCAACTGGCAAGGGAAGATTTTCGAAACTCGCTGAAGTGCATTCGTTGCGGAGCCTGCATGAATACTTGCCCGGTTTATCGTAGAAGTGGCGGGCATAGTTATCATTATGCCATCAGTGGTCCGATAGGGTCTATTTTAGCACCCAATCTGGATATGAAAGATTTTGCAGATCTACCCTTCGCTTCTACCTTATGTGGCTCTTGCAGTAATGTATGTCCGGTAAAGATAGATATTCATAATCAATTATATAAATGGCGACAGGAATTGGTGAAAGCGGGCTATACCGATAAAAAGAAAACGGCGGCCATGAAACTAATGGCGGCTACATTGTCGTCGCCTGCGAAGTTTAAGTTAGCGGGTAAGCTGGGTCGGTTGACATTGCGGTACATACCCTTCGCTGTTAATAACGGACTGAATCCATGGTACAAAGGGCGCGAGATGCCTTCTCCTCCGAAACAGTCCTTCGGCGAGTGGTATGCATCTAGGAAGAAAGAAGGAGAGGGGTGA
- a CDS encoding (Fe-S)-binding protein yields MEVALFVPCYVDQFYPQVAQASLELLERLGVRVVYPEGQTCCGQPMANSGYEHLTGGCNENFIRHFDGYEYIVSPSGSCVLHLKEHLSSDKNKQQAVAIRPRIYELTEFLTDVLQVEELEARFPYKVGMHQSCHGQRGLKLSQMSELTAPMFSKPGKLLHMVKDIELVTLDRGDECCGFGGTFCVAEEAVSVKMGKDRVADHLRHDAEYITGADMSCLMHMEGVLKRAKSKTKVIHIAEILNSSI; encoded by the coding sequence ATGGAGGTTGCTTTATTTGTGCCGTGCTATGTTGACCAATTTTATCCGCAGGTTGCTCAAGCAAGCTTGGAATTGTTGGAAAGGCTGGGTGTTCGGGTAGTTTATCCGGAAGGGCAAACCTGTTGCGGGCAACCAATGGCCAATTCAGGCTATGAACATTTGACAGGAGGCTGCAACGAGAATTTTATCAGGCATTTTGATGGTTACGAATATATTGTATCACCCTCGGGTAGTTGTGTATTGCATTTGAAAGAGCACCTGAGCTCTGATAAAAACAAGCAACAGGCAGTAGCTATCCGCCCACGCATTTATGAGCTTACGGAGTTTCTGACAGATGTATTGCAAGTGGAGGAGCTGGAGGCACGCTTCCCATATAAGGTGGGGATGCACCAAAGCTGCCATGGTCAACGCGGACTTAAATTATCACAGATGAGTGAGCTGACGGCACCGATGTTTTCTAAGCCGGGTAAGTTGCTCCATATGGTTAAAGACATTGAACTGGTTACCTTAGACAGGGGGGACGAATGCTGCGGTTTTGGAGGTACTTTCTGCGTTGCGGAGGAGGCTGTTTCGGTGAAGATGGGCAAAGATCGTGTAGCAGATCATCTTAGGCACGATGCCGAATACATTACTGGAGCGGATATGTCGTGCCTCATGCATATGGAAGGTGTATTAAAGCGAGCTAAAAGTAAGACAAAAGTGATCCATATCGCGGAGATATTAAATAGCAGCATATAA
- a CDS encoding phosphocholine-specific phospholipase C: protein MDNRREFIKKAAMLAGGAGLWGTLPESIQQAIAINPAPGSTFYDAEHIVLLMQENRSFDHCFGTLQGVRGFNDPRAITLPNKNSVWLQSDRQGHTYAPFRMDIKNSKITWMESLPHSWGNQVDARNNGKYDGWLEAKRSGIKAYQEMPLTLGYYNREDIPFYYALADAFTICDQHFCSSLTGTTTNRLFFWSGTLKARSGDIANVRNSDVYFNREVNWKTFPERLEEQGISWRVYQNELSVQTVLTGEDESWLGNFTDNNLEWFSQYHVRFSKGHHRFLVKRLEELPQEIAALKKTISSLKPSQTQKHKGRLEQKIAQLAKFKAELAKYNPDNFEKLSTFEQNLHRRAFTTNIADPHYHETEELSYRDEEGVERQMRVPKGDVLYQFRKDVNEGELPTVSWLVAPQNFSDHPSAPWYGAWYVSEVLDILTKNPEVWKKTIFILNYDENDGCFDHIPPFVAPKPNDPNAGAVSDGLDTSDEYVTMEEEQRRERKESDTREGPVGLGYRVPLIIASPWTRGGWVNSEVCDVTSTIRFMESFLQRKGKKVKENNISSWRRTVSGDLTSAFRPYKGEKMIFPEALDRNQFVQGIYNAQFKSLPTYKALTVEEIGIANNDPIHAAVLPQQEVGIRNSCALAYELAVEGMLSATNDRLELRFSAKKGAFGEQALGSAFNVYAPGKYLQKGSGGAMSFDAVSVWSFAVSAGDELTYAWPLECFEHRLYHLRVYGPNGFFRELRGNTEDSLIETSAVYQRTKNSMKSQLSGNIDLRIKNKQPQMIRVRVKDHAYGNGVVTKEVGALGELTLPVNTEKSFQWYDFSVTIDGIDTFERRYAGRVETGKHSKSDPFMGRVI, encoded by the coding sequence ATGGACAACAGAAGAGAATTTATAAAGAAAGCTGCCATGCTTGCCGGGGGGGCGGGTTTGTGGGGAACCTTGCCGGAATCGATACAACAGGCTATAGCGATTAATCCAGCGCCTGGCAGTACATTTTATGACGCAGAACATATTGTATTGCTGATGCAGGAAAACCGTTCTTTCGATCACTGTTTCGGAACGCTGCAAGGCGTTAGAGGCTTCAATGACCCCAGAGCAATAACGCTACCCAATAAAAATTCAGTTTGGTTACAATCCGACCGCCAGGGGCATACATATGCCCCTTTTCGTATGGATATCAAAAATAGTAAGATTACCTGGATGGAATCTTTACCTCATTCATGGGGGAACCAGGTAGACGCCCGTAACAATGGCAAATACGATGGCTGGTTGGAAGCCAAACGTTCGGGTATTAAAGCTTATCAAGAGATGCCGCTTACTTTGGGATATTACAATAGAGAAGATATTCCGTTTTATTATGCCTTGGCTGATGCCTTTACGATCTGTGATCAGCATTTCTGCTCATCGTTAACCGGTACAACAACGAATAGACTGTTCTTTTGGAGCGGAACATTGAAAGCTAGATCGGGGGATATTGCCAATGTCCGTAATTCGGATGTGTATTTTAATCGTGAAGTGAATTGGAAGACCTTCCCTGAGCGATTGGAAGAGCAGGGGATTAGCTGGAGGGTCTATCAAAATGAATTAAGTGTCCAAACAGTTTTAACGGGAGAGGATGAATCGTGGCTCGGAAATTTCACCGATAATAACTTGGAATGGTTCAGCCAGTACCATGTACGTTTCAGTAAAGGACATCACCGGTTTCTGGTGAAACGCCTTGAAGAGTTACCGCAAGAGATTGCCGCATTGAAGAAGACTATTTCCAGCCTGAAACCAAGTCAAACGCAGAAACATAAAGGTAGGCTGGAGCAGAAGATAGCGCAGTTGGCGAAATTTAAAGCCGAACTAGCAAAGTATAATCCCGATAATTTTGAAAAGTTAAGCACCTTCGAACAAAACCTACACCGTAGGGCTTTTACTACAAATATTGCCGACCCTCATTACCATGAGACCGAAGAGCTTAGCTATCGGGACGAGGAAGGCGTGGAACGGCAGATGCGGGTGCCTAAAGGCGATGTATTATACCAGTTTAGAAAGGATGTGAACGAAGGTGAATTACCTACCGTGAGTTGGCTGGTAGCTCCTCAGAATTTTTCTGATCATCCCAGTGCACCCTGGTACGGAGCCTGGTATGTGTCGGAAGTACTGGATATTTTGACCAAGAACCCGGAAGTATGGAAGAAAACGATCTTTATACTCAATTACGATGAAAATGATGGTTGTTTTGATCATATACCGCCATTTGTGGCACCCAAGCCTAACGACCCTAATGCCGGAGCGGTGTCTGATGGCCTGGATACTTCCGATGAATATGTAACCATGGAAGAAGAGCAAAGGCGAGAAAGAAAAGAAAGTGATACGCGTGAAGGTCCTGTCGGTTTGGGGTATCGAGTGCCGTTAATCATTGCTTCTCCCTGGACGAGAGGCGGATGGGTGAATTCGGAGGTTTGTGACGTCACTTCTACCATCCGATTCATGGAAAGCTTCCTGCAGCGGAAAGGTAAAAAGGTAAAAGAAAATAATATCAGTAGCTGGCGACGGACAGTTTCCGGTGATTTAACTTCAGCCTTTAGGCCATATAAGGGAGAGAAAATGATTTTTCCCGAAGCCTTAGATCGAAATCAATTTGTACAAGGTATTTACAATGCACAATTTAAAAGCTTACCTACCTATAAAGCGTTGACCGTCGAGGAAATTGGTATCGCCAATAATGACCCCATACACGCCGCTGTTTTACCTCAACAGGAAGTAGGGATAAGAAACTCGTGTGCTTTGGCTTATGAGCTAGCCGTTGAAGGAATGTTATCTGCTACAAATGACCGTCTGGAACTTCGGTTTTCTGCAAAGAAAGGGGCTTTCGGAGAACAGGCTCTCGGCTCAGCGTTTAATGTGTATGCCCCCGGGAAGTATTTGCAGAAAGGAAGTGGGGGAGCGATGTCCTTTGATGCCGTAAGCGTATGGTCTTTCGCTGTTTCTGCTGGAGACGAATTAACTTATGCTTGGCCCTTGGAGTGTTTTGAGCATCGTCTCTATCACCTAAGGGTTTACGGGCCTAACGGCTTTTTTCGGGAACTAAGAGGAAATACTGAAGATTCGCTAATAGAAACCAGTGCAGTCTATCAAAGAACGAAAAATTCGATGAAAAGTCAGTTGTCTGGTAATATCGATCTGAGGATTAAGAATAAACAACCGCAGATGATACGTGTAAGGGTGAAGGACCACGCTTATGGAAATGGTGTGGTTACGAAAGAAGTGGGGGCCTTGGGTGAACTAACACTGCCTGTTAATACAGAAAAAAGCTTTCAATGGTACGACTTTTCTGTCACCATTGATGGGATAGATACTTTCGAAAGACGTTACGCGGGAAGGGTGGAAACCGGTAAACATAGTAAAAGTGATCCATTTATGGGACGCGTAATTTAA